From Candidatus Margulisiibacteriota bacterium:
ATATACCACTTTGGCTCCTGCACCGGTTTAGGCTCTTCAGTAACAGGCGTTTCGGCCGCCGGAGCCTCAACTTCGGCAGCCTTAGGCTCGGCTTCGGGCTCCTGCGCTTGAGCTGCCGGAGCTTCGACCCGGGCCTCTTCTTCGGCAGGGGCAGCAGCCTCCTGCACGGGAACCTGTTCAGGGGCTATCGGAGCCTCTGGAGCCTGAGCCTCCTGCTCGGGAGCTTCCGTATTCTCTGTTTTTGCTTCGGCCAAATTCTCTTCCATGATCACAACCTTACATTTATATTGTCGGTCAAAAATTTAAAGATCTTGACGAACGAAACATCGACCAGAGTTATAAAGACCGCCGACAGAGCCACTATCACAAGTATTATCACGGTCGCAGTGGTAATATACCTTCGGTCCGGCCAGACGACTTTCTTTGCTTCCGCCTCGGTCTCCTTTAAGTACTTTTTTACCGCTTCCGCTATCTCTTTTATCTTGTTCATTCTATTTCCACACAGGTGGGACAGGAATCGAACCTGCAACCTGCGGTTTTGGAGACCGCTGCTCTGCCAGTTGAGCTACCCACCTAGACTCGCGCGAGCGAGGCTCCTTGTCCTTGTCCTTGTCCTTTTTCGCTCGTAGGACAATAACAAGGACAAGGACTAGATGGCAGCCTCATTTCTCTTCCTTGTGCAAAGTTCTTTTTCTGCACGACGGACAATACTTCTTAATGTTTAATTTTTCCGAGCCCGGTTTTTTGTTCCTGGTGGAGGCGTAGTTCTTCCGTTTGCAGGTCCCGCACGACAGTGTGATAATTTCTCTCATAAATCTGGCTCACATTCCTTCTTTATCAAAGACAAAAATCCCCCGCGCACAAATATCCTCCGCTTCCAAAAACTTTGGAAATTCTGCGAGGTCAGTCCTTTTTCAGAACACTTTTATTTTACATCCGCGGAACGAGCTTGTCAATAGGCTGTTTAGCAAAGGCAGCCAAGGGTGTAGGGTCAAGGGTATAGTAGACGGTTTTCCGGCTTGACCCTTGCCCCTTGACCCTAATCAAGCACTGCTATCTTTC
This genomic window contains:
- the secE gene encoding preprotein translocase subunit SecE produces the protein MNKIKEIAEAVKKYLKETEAEAKKVVWPDRRYITTATVIILVIVALSAVFITLVDVSFVKIFKFLTDNINVRL
- the rpmG gene encoding 50S ribosomal protein L33, translated to MREIITLSCGTCKRKNYASTRNKKPGSEKLNIKKYCPSCRKRTLHKEEK